In Thermococcus camini, a genomic segment contains:
- a CDS encoding pyruvate/ketoisovalerate ferredoxin oxidoreductase subunit gamma: protein MIEIRFHGRGGQGAVTAANILASAAFLEGKYVQAFPFFGVERRGAPVTAFTRIDEKPIRIKTQIYEPDIVVVLDPSLLDTVDVTAGLKDGGIVIVNTEKSKEEVLEKLKKKPAKLALVDATTIALDVLGLPITNTAILGAVSKATGVVTLEHVQKAIQDVFSGALGEKNAKAAEEAFNKTVIYEL from the coding sequence ATGATCGAGATTCGTTTTCACGGTAGAGGTGGACAGGGTGCCGTTACCGCTGCCAACATACTAGCCTCAGCTGCTTTCCTTGAGGGCAAGTACGTCCAGGCGTTCCCGTTCTTCGGTGTTGAGAGGCGTGGAGCGCCGGTTACGGCTTTCACCAGGATAGACGAGAAGCCGATAAGGATAAAGACCCAAATCTACGAGCCGGACATAGTGGTCGTCCTCGACCCGAGCCTTCTCGACACCGTCGACGTTACCGCGGGTCTCAAGGACGGCGGAATAGTTATCGTCAACACCGAGAAGAGCAAGGAGGAGGTCCTCGAGAAGCTCAAGAAGAAGCCGGCCAAGCTCGCCCTCGTCGATGCTACCACCATAGCCCTTGACGTCCTCGGACTGCCGATCACCAACACCGCAATCCTCGGTGCGGTCTCCAAGGCCACCGGCGTCGTTACCCTCGAGCATGTCCAGAAGGCCATCCAGGACGTCTTCTCCGGCGCCCTCGGAGAGAAGAACGCCAAGGCCGCAGAGGAAGCCTTTAACAAGACCGTCATCTACGAGCTCTGA
- a CDS encoding 3-methyl-2-oxobutanoate dehydrogenase subunit delta yields the protein MNTLFGEKKEGATKIVLKSVDEYPEAPVSLGTTLSNFTGDWRTFIPVIDDEKCVKCYICWKFCPEPAIFIREDGYVGVDYDYCKGCGICANECPTKAITMEKEEK from the coding sequence TTGAACACGCTGTTTGGTGAAAAGAAAGAAGGGGCCACCAAAATCGTCCTCAAGAGCGTGGACGAGTATCCAGAGGCCCCGGTGAGTCTGGGAACAACTCTCAGCAACTTCACGGGAGACTGGAGGACCTTCATCCCTGTCATTGACGATGAGAAGTGCGTTAAGTGCTACATCTGCTGGAAGTTCTGCCCGGAGCCGGCCATATTCATCCGCGAGGACGGCTACGTGGGAGTTGATTACGACTACTGTAAGGGCTGCGGCATCTGTGCGAACGAGTGCCCGACCAAAGCGATAACCATGGAGAAAGAGGAGAAGTGA
- the porA gene encoding pyruvate ferredoxin oxidoreductase, with translation MEYKPIRKVVSGNYAAAYAVKHARVEVVAAYPITPQTSIIEKIAEFIANGEIENIQYVPVESEHSAMAASIGASATGARAFTATSAQGLALMHEMLHWASGARLPIVMVDVNRAMAPPWSVWDDQTDSLSQRDTGWMQFYAENNQEVYDGVLMAFKIAETVNLPAMVIESAFILSHTYDVVEMIPQELVDEFLPPRKPLYTLTDFDNPISVGALGTPNDYYEFRYKLAKAMEDAKKVIHEVGKEFGERFGRDYSQMIELYRTEDADFVFMGMGSLMGTVKQAVDVLREEGYKVGAAKVRWFRPFPKEELHELAKDVQAIAVLDRNFSFGQEGILFNESKGALYNTDAKPLMKNYIVGLGGRDFTVNDVRKIAENMKAIIDKGELDVEVDWYHLKR, from the coding sequence ATGGAGTACAAACCCATTAGGAAGGTCGTGAGCGGTAACTACGCGGCCGCTTACGCCGTTAAGCACGCGCGCGTTGAGGTTGTGGCCGCTTACCCGATCACCCCTCAGACCAGCATCATTGAGAAGATAGCCGAGTTCATAGCCAACGGCGAGATCGAGAACATCCAGTACGTCCCCGTCGAGAGCGAGCACTCCGCCATGGCGGCCAGCATAGGCGCCTCAGCAACCGGCGCCAGAGCCTTTACTGCAACCTCCGCCCAGGGTCTCGCGCTCATGCACGAGATGCTCCACTGGGCCAGCGGTGCGAGGCTCCCGATAGTCATGGTCGATGTGAACCGTGCCATGGCTCCTCCCTGGAGCGTCTGGGACGACCAGACCGACAGCCTCTCCCAGAGGGACACCGGCTGGATGCAGTTCTACGCCGAGAACAACCAGGAGGTTTACGACGGGGTTTTGATGGCCTTCAAGATAGCCGAGACCGTCAACCTTCCAGCCATGGTGATTGAGAGCGCCTTCATACTGAGCCACACCTACGACGTCGTCGAGATGATTCCCCAGGAGCTCGTTGATGAGTTCCTTCCGCCGAGGAAGCCGCTCTACACCCTCACCGACTTCGACAACCCGATATCAGTGGGTGCCCTCGGAACCCCGAACGACTACTACGAGTTCCGCTACAAGCTCGCCAAGGCCATGGAAGATGCCAAGAAGGTCATCCACGAGGTCGGCAAGGAGTTCGGCGAGCGCTTTGGAAGGGACTACAGCCAGATGATCGAGCTTTACCGCACCGAGGATGCCGACTTCGTCTTCATGGGCATGGGCTCGCTCATGGGAACCGTCAAGCAGGCCGTTGACGTTCTCCGCGAGGAGGGCTACAAGGTCGGCGCGGCCAAGGTGCGCTGGTTCAGGCCGTTCCCGAAGGAAGAACTGCACGAGCTCGCCAAGGACGTCCAGGCCATAGCGGTTCTCGACAGGAACTTCTCCTTCGGCCAGGAGGGAATACTCTTCAACGAGTCCAAGGGGGCGCTCTACAACACCGATGCTAAGCCGCTCATGAAGAACTACATCGTCGGCCTTGGAGGAAGAGACTTCACGGTGAACGACGTCAGGAAGATAGCCGAGAACATGAAGGCAATCATCGATAAGGGAGAGCTTGATGTAGAGGTGGACTGGTACCACCTTAAGAGGTGA
- a CDS encoding 3-methyl-2-oxobutanoate dehydrogenase subunit beta, with protein MEIPENVKKRLSIPADEHFYAGHTACQGCGASLGLRYVLKTYGKKTIFTIPACCSTIIAGAWPYSTLDAPLFHTAFETTGAVMSGVEAALKVKGYKVKGEDGVMVVGWAGDGGTADIGLQALSGFLERGHDALYIMYDNEAYMNTGIQRSGSTPYGAWTTNTPGGKKHFLEKRHKKKVIDIVIAHEIPYAATASVAYPEDFIRKLKKARDTPGPSFIQLFAPCPTGWRSPTDKSIEIARLAVQTAYFPLFEYENGKYKINMPSPKKEPKPIEEFLKYQGRFKYMTKEDIEILQQWVNHEWEKLKKLAEVFG; from the coding sequence ATGGAGATTCCCGAGAACGTTAAGAAGAGGTTGAGCATTCCAGCTGATGAGCACTTTTACGCGGGCCACACCGCCTGCCAGGGATGTGGCGCTTCCCTGGGTCTTCGCTACGTGCTCAAGACCTACGGCAAGAAGACCATCTTCACAATCCCCGCGTGCTGTTCGACCATTATAGCCGGTGCGTGGCCGTACTCAACCCTCGACGCCCCGCTCTTCCACACGGCCTTTGAGACCACCGGTGCGGTTATGAGCGGTGTCGAGGCGGCCCTCAAGGTCAAAGGGTACAAGGTCAAGGGCGAGGACGGTGTCATGGTCGTCGGCTGGGCCGGCGACGGTGGTACCGCGGACATAGGTCTGCAAGCTTTGAGCGGATTCCTCGAGAGGGGCCACGACGCGCTCTACATAATGTACGACAATGAGGCCTACATGAACACAGGAATTCAGAGGTCCGGTTCGACCCCGTACGGTGCCTGGACCACCAACACCCCTGGCGGAAAGAAGCACTTCCTCGAGAAGAGGCACAAGAAGAAGGTCATAGACATCGTCATCGCCCACGAGATACCCTACGCGGCAACGGCAAGCGTCGCCTATCCTGAGGACTTCATAAGGAAGCTCAAGAAGGCCAGGGACACCCCGGGACCGAGCTTCATCCAGCTCTTCGCCCCGTGCCCGACCGGCTGGCGCTCACCAACCGACAAGAGCATCGAGATTGCCCGCTTAGCCGTCCAGACGGCCTACTTCCCGCTCTTCGAGTACGAGAACGGAAAGTACAAGATCAACATGCCCTCACCGAAGAAGGAGCCGAAGCCGATAGAGGAGTTCCTCAAGTACCAGGGCAGGTTTAAGTACATGACCAAGGAGGACATAGAGATCCTCCAGCAGTGGGTCAACCACGAGTGGGAGAAGCTCAAGAAGCTCGCCGAGGTCTTCGGCTGA
- the porD gene encoding pyruvate synthase subunit PorD produces the protein MAESPFKADIERVGKEYSEKMTPGAIATIPGSSVINKTGSWRVFMPEFNRDKCVRCYLCYVYCPEPAIYLDEENYPVFDYDYCKGCGICANECPTDAIIMVRESK, from the coding sequence ATGGCCGAGAGTCCGTTTAAGGCCGACATTGAGAGGGTTGGGAAGGAGTATAGCGAAAAGATGACCCCCGGAGCGATAGCAACGATTCCTGGAAGCAGCGTCATAAACAAGACCGGTTCCTGGCGTGTTTTCATGCCCGAGTTCAACCGGGACAAGTGCGTCCGCTGCTACCTCTGCTACGTCTACTGCCCGGAGCCGGCCATCTACCTCGACGAGGAGAACTACCCCGTCTTTGACTACGACTACTGTAAGGGCTGCGGCATCTGCGCGAACGAGTGCCCGACGGATGCAATAATAATGGTTAGGGAGAGCAAGTGA
- the porA gene encoding pyruvate synthase subunit PorA: MPMRKVMKANEAAAWAAKLAKPKVIAAFPITPSTLVPEKISEFVADGELDAEFIKVESEHSAISACVGASAAGVRTFTATASQGLALMHEILFIAAGMRLPIVIAVGNRSLSAPINIWNDWQDTISERDTGWLQFYAENNQEALDLILIAYKVAENEKVLLPAMVGFDAFILTHTVEPVEIPDQELVDEFLGEYEPKYAYLDPARPITQGTLAFPAHYMEARYTVWEANEAAKKVIDEVFEEFEKKFGRKYQKIEEYRTDDAEIIFVTMGSLAGTVKEYVDMLREKGIKVGAAKLTVYRPFPIEEVRELAKKAKVLALLEKNITFSVGGALFQDFSRALINESEKPILVDFILGLGGRDVTFKDLDEALAIAQKALAGEEFDEVNWIGLRKEIL; this comes from the coding sequence ATGCCGATGAGAAAGGTTATGAAGGCCAACGAAGCCGCCGCCTGGGCGGCCAAGCTCGCCAAGCCGAAGGTCATAGCGGCGTTCCCGATTACACCTTCAACTCTCGTTCCGGAGAAGATCAGTGAGTTCGTCGCCGATGGGGAACTCGACGCCGAGTTCATCAAGGTCGAGAGCGAGCACTCGGCGATTTCAGCCTGTGTCGGTGCCTCTGCGGCAGGTGTTAGAACCTTCACCGCGACCGCTTCCCAGGGTCTGGCACTCATGCACGAGATACTTTTCATTGCAGCAGGCATGAGGCTCCCGATAGTCATCGCCGTTGGAAACCGCTCCCTCTCAGCCCCGATCAACATCTGGAACGACTGGCAGGACACCATCAGCGAGCGCGACACCGGCTGGCTCCAGTTCTACGCCGAGAACAACCAAGAAGCTTTAGACCTCATACTCATCGCCTACAAGGTCGCCGAGAACGAGAAGGTCCTTCTCCCGGCGATGGTTGGATTCGACGCCTTCATCCTGACCCACACCGTTGAGCCGGTCGAGATACCGGACCAGGAGCTCGTTGACGAGTTCCTCGGCGAGTACGAGCCTAAGTACGCATACCTCGACCCAGCCAGGCCGATAACCCAGGGTACTTTAGCGTTCCCGGCCCACTACATGGAGGCCCGCTATACCGTCTGGGAGGCCAACGAAGCAGCGAAGAAAGTCATCGATGAGGTCTTTGAGGAGTTCGAAAAGAAGTTCGGCAGGAAGTATCAGAAGATCGAGGAGTACAGGACGGACGACGCTGAGATAATCTTCGTCACCATGGGCTCCTTGGCTGGAACCGTCAAGGAGTACGTTGACATGCTCCGCGAGAAGGGCATCAAGGTCGGTGCTGCAAAGCTCACCGTTTACAGACCGTTCCCGATCGAGGAGGTCAGGGAGCTGGCGAAGAAGGCCAAGGTTCTTGCTCTGCTTGAGAAGAACATCACCTTCAGCGTCGGTGGGGCACTCTTCCAGGACTTCAGCAGAGCTTTGATAAACGAGAGCGAGAAGCCCATCTTAGTAGACTTCATCCTCGGCCTCGGAGGCAGGGACGTCACCTTCAAGGACCTCGACGAGGCCCTGGCCATAGCGCAGAAGGCCCTCGCTGGAGAGGAGTTTGATGAGGTCAACTGGATCGGCCTGAGGAAGGAGATTCTGTGA
- the porB gene encoding pyruvate synthase subunit PorB, translating to MAVRKPPITTREYWAPGHAACAGCGCATALKLATKAFSEAMEEKYGDPNAFAIAQATGCMEVVSAVFPYTAWKAPWLHVAFENAAAAASGVEAAWKKLGRKGKILAIGGDGGTADIGMQALSGMLERWHNVVYLMYDNEAYMNTGIQRSSSTPYGAWTTTSPPGKYSIGEDKPKKWVALIAAAHQVPYVATASIGNPFDFVKKMKKAAKVDGPAFVQVQCTCPTGWKSPLEKGVEIARLAIETGVWPLFEIENGDIWNIKIQAPGGGAKVKREGGRVVAIEFKKPIEEYLKLQGRFKHLFKQPEAIDVMREQIKAMWKTIGVEVTLPKPEE from the coding sequence ATGGCAGTTAGAAAGCCCCCGATCACAACTCGCGAGTACTGGGCACCCGGTCACGCCGCCTGTGCCGGCTGCGGCTGTGCCACCGCTCTCAAGCTCGCCACCAAGGCCTTCAGCGAGGCCATGGAGGAGAAGTACGGCGATCCAAACGCCTTCGCCATAGCCCAGGCCACCGGATGTATGGAGGTCGTTAGTGCCGTCTTCCCGTACACCGCCTGGAAGGCCCCATGGCTTCACGTGGCATTCGAGAACGCGGCTGCAGCTGCCAGCGGTGTTGAAGCAGCATGGAAGAAGCTCGGAAGGAAAGGCAAGATACTCGCCATAGGCGGTGACGGCGGTACCGCCGACATCGGTATGCAGGCGTTAAGCGGTATGCTCGAGCGCTGGCACAACGTCGTTTACCTGATGTACGACAACGAGGCCTACATGAACACAGGAATCCAGAGGTCAAGCTCCACCCCCTACGGTGCCTGGACCACCACCAGCCCGCCGGGCAAGTACTCCATCGGTGAGGACAAGCCCAAGAAGTGGGTCGCCCTCATAGCTGCCGCCCACCAGGTTCCCTACGTCGCAACCGCCAGCATAGGCAACCCCTTCGACTTCGTCAAGAAGATGAAGAAGGCCGCCAAGGTGGACGGCCCGGCTTTCGTCCAGGTCCAGTGTACCTGCCCGACCGGCTGGAAGAGCCCGCTCGAGAAGGGCGTTGAGATAGCTCGCCTCGCCATCGAGACCGGTGTCTGGCCGCTCTTCGAGATCGAGAACGGCGACATCTGGAACATCAAGATACAGGCTCCGGGAGGAGGCGCCAAGGTCAAGCGCGAGGGAGGAAGGGTCGTCGCTATCGAGTTCAAGAAGCCCATCGAGGAGTACCTCAAGCTCCAGGGCAGGTTCAAGCACCTCTTCAAGCAGCCGGAAGCAATAGACGTCATGCGCGAGCAGATAAAGGCAATGTGGAAGACCATCGGCGTTGAGGTCACCCTTCCGAAGCCGGAGGAGTGA
- the mobA gene encoding molybdenum cofactor guanylyltransferase MobA has translation MIGAVLAGGRSRRFGGDKLLVRIDGKPLILHTIERLELARGIDRVVIIPSRENTDRIQALGYDILVDTLMIGPIGGIYTALSLGDVFVVAGDMPLIVPDFIDFIIDVFQRAKKPACVPRWANGYLEPLHAAYSQDFLPLLGEKIEGGNYAINQAVRESDSCYVDIDELPEEWRGSLFNVNTRGDVGKLMGRNV, from the coding sequence GTGATCGGGGCGGTCCTGGCGGGGGGCAGGAGCAGGCGCTTCGGGGGCGACAAGCTCCTCGTCAGAATCGACGGCAAGCCCCTTATTCTCCACACGATTGAGAGGCTTGAGCTGGCGAGGGGAATAGACAGAGTAGTGATAATCCCATCCAGGGAGAACACCGACAGGATTCAAGCGCTCGGCTACGACATCCTCGTCGATACACTCATGATCGGCCCGATAGGCGGCATCTACACCGCGCTGAGCCTCGGCGATGTCTTCGTGGTGGCAGGGGACATGCCTCTTATCGTCCCCGATTTCATTGATTTCATCATTGATGTGTTTCAAAGGGCAAAAAAGCCGGCTTGTGTGCCCAGATGGGCAAACGGTTACCTCGAACCGCTCCATGCAGCATATTCTCAGGATTTCCTCCCGCTTCTTGGGGAAAAGATCGAGGGAGGAAACTACGCTATAAACCAGGCCGTGCGGGAAAGCGACTCCTGTTACGTGGACATCGATGAACTGCCGGAGGAATGGCGGGGGAGCCTCTTCAACGTGAACACCCGCGGGGACGTTGGAAAGCTGATGGGAAGAAACGTTTAG
- a CDS encoding FmdE family protein: protein MLELNRLVAERNADGILEYAREFHGHVCPYLALGIRASLIAMEELGVGRLDYSGSVDESVLAIVEVNSCFTDGVQVTTGCTLGNNSLVYLDLGKTALTLVKRSTWEGVRVYVDGEKLRRHYPPEALELFNKVVRERRGTEEERKRLWELWERVARTMLHLPKEEFKIESVKVPPIEQAPIVESARCSKCGELFMEPKAVYINGEPFCLRCAGEAYLGVVGRGIVEINQTAPRGC, encoded by the coding sequence ATGCTTGAGCTCAACCGGTTGGTGGCGGAGAGAAACGCTGATGGAATACTGGAATACGCGAGAGAGTTCCACGGCCACGTTTGCCCCTACCTCGCCCTGGGAATACGGGCGTCGCTGATAGCGATGGAGGAGCTCGGGGTTGGGAGGCTCGACTACTCCGGCAGCGTCGATGAGTCGGTACTCGCGATAGTCGAAGTAAACAGCTGCTTCACCGACGGCGTCCAGGTCACCACGGGCTGCACCCTCGGCAACAATTCGCTGGTGTACCTCGACCTCGGAAAAACCGCCCTGACGCTCGTAAAGCGCTCCACGTGGGAGGGCGTCAGGGTTTACGTCGACGGGGAAAAGCTGAGGAGGCACTATCCCCCCGAAGCTCTCGAGCTGTTCAACAAGGTCGTCAGGGAGCGGAGGGGAACCGAAGAGGAGAGGAAGCGCCTGTGGGAACTGTGGGAGAGGGTAGCGAGAACCATGCTCCACCTCCCCAAGGAAGAATTCAAAATCGAGAGCGTAAAGGTTCCCCCAATAGAACAGGCACCGATAGTTGAGAGCGCCCGCTGCTCAAAGTGCGGCGAGCTGTTCATGGAACCGAAGGCGGTTTACATAAACGGCGAACCCTTCTGCCTCCGATGCGCCGGCGAGGCATACCTAGGGGTCGTCGGCAGGGGCATAGTGGAGATCAACCAAACCGCTCCAAGGGGGTGCTGA
- a CDS encoding iron ABC transporter substrate-binding protein — protein sequence MKRLLAVFLILLTVSLSGCIGSTAGKSGSETTTGTITVTDALGRTVEVPAHVERVVAAGPGALRLVVYLNASDMVVGVEDFEKRYSFGRPYIIAHPELKELPSIGPGGPGKLPDFEALIKLKPDVIFITYVDVKTADEIGEKTGIPVVVLSYGELATFDNEELFKSLELAGRILNREERAREVIAFLKSAQEDLLKRTEGVEPKSAYVGGIGYKGAHGIESTEAGYPPFAAVHAKNVADELGSGHKSIDVEKLLEWQPEYIFIDEGGLKLILDDYRKNPDFYNSLSAVKEGNVYGILPYNFYTTNIGTALADAYFIGKVLYPERFKDVDPAEKADDIYRFLLGKPVYTVMADQFGGFGSIDLSNGTVKHSLPTSP from the coding sequence ATGAAACGGCTGCTCGCGGTTTTCCTCATACTGCTGACCGTCTCCCTGAGCGGGTGCATCGGAAGTACCGCCGGGAAAAGCGGGTCAGAGACCACGACCGGAACCATAACCGTCACCGATGCGCTGGGAAGGACCGTAGAGGTTCCTGCCCACGTTGAAAGGGTCGTTGCGGCGGGGCCGGGTGCGCTCAGGCTGGTCGTTTACCTCAACGCGAGCGACATGGTGGTTGGCGTTGAGGACTTCGAGAAGAGGTACTCATTCGGGAGGCCGTACATCATAGCCCATCCGGAGCTTAAAGAGCTTCCCAGCATAGGCCCCGGCGGCCCCGGAAAGCTGCCGGATTTCGAGGCCCTGATAAAGCTTAAGCCTGACGTGATATTCATCACCTACGTCGATGTCAAGACCGCAGACGAGATAGGGGAGAAGACGGGTATTCCTGTCGTCGTGCTCAGCTACGGGGAGCTGGCGACCTTCGATAACGAGGAGCTGTTCAAATCGCTCGAGCTGGCCGGGAGGATTCTCAACAGGGAGGAGCGCGCCAGGGAAGTCATAGCCTTCCTAAAATCCGCGCAGGAGGACCTCCTGAAGCGCACGGAAGGCGTCGAGCCGAAGAGCGCATACGTGGGTGGCATCGGCTACAAGGGCGCCCACGGGATAGAGAGCACGGAGGCAGGGTACCCGCCGTTTGCGGCGGTTCATGCAAAGAACGTCGCCGATGAGCTGGGGAGCGGCCACAAATCCATCGACGTGGAAAAGCTCCTCGAATGGCAGCCGGAGTACATCTTCATAGACGAGGGAGGGCTTAAGCTTATCCTCGACGACTACAGAAAGAACCCAGACTTCTACAACTCCCTCAGCGCAGTGAAAGAGGGCAACGTTTACGGCATACTGCCGTACAACTTCTACACCACCAACATAGGCACGGCCCTGGCGGATGCCTACTTCATAGGAAAAGTCCTCTATCCCGAGCGCTTTAAAGATGTAGACCCGGCTGAGAAGGCGGACGATATATACAGGTTCCTCCTCGGAAAGCCCGTTTACACCGTCATGGCGGACCAGTTCGGAGGCTTCGGGAGCATAGACCTCTCCAACGGGACCGTGAAGCACTCACTACCGACGTCACCGTGA
- a CDS encoding FecCD family ABC transporter permease yields the protein MDYERYTAKKLSIGIFLFLLTALVSLYSLSHGSYELTPREVLEALLGGEGGASLVVWKVRLPRIAAGLLVGATLAIAGAVMQGFLRNPLATPFTMGVSHGAMFGASLAILLGAGYAESSGRISLDNPYAVVLFAFLGAISATAVILLLAKLRGLSPEAIILAGVAMSSLFVALTTLAQYFADELQLAAMVYWSFGDLGRATWREDAIMAALFIPVLGYFIVKRWDLNAAAMGDEVAKSVGVDVERVRLISTFLAALITAVSVAFVGVIGFVGLIAPHAVRLVAGGDHRFLIPLSALAGALLLVTADTIARLILSPMILPVGIVTSFLGAPTFIYLLVRMEGRR from the coding sequence ATGGACTACGAGAGGTACACCGCCAAAAAGCTCTCCATTGGCATTTTCCTCTTTCTCCTCACGGCCCTGGTTAGCCTGTACTCCCTCTCCCACGGCTCGTATGAACTCACACCCCGCGAGGTTCTGGAGGCGCTCCTCGGGGGAGAGGGGGGCGCGAGCCTCGTCGTCTGGAAAGTCAGGCTTCCCCGCATAGCCGCGGGCCTCCTCGTGGGGGCCACCCTGGCCATAGCAGGTGCCGTCATGCAGGGCTTCCTCAGGAACCCGCTGGCCACGCCATTCACGATGGGGGTTTCCCACGGCGCGATGTTCGGGGCCTCCCTCGCGATACTCCTTGGGGCAGGCTACGCCGAGAGCTCCGGCAGGATATCCCTTGACAACCCCTACGCCGTCGTCCTCTTCGCCTTCCTGGGAGCCATAAGCGCCACGGCGGTAATACTGCTCCTCGCGAAGCTGAGGGGACTGAGCCCGGAGGCGATAATCCTGGCGGGAGTAGCGATGAGCTCCCTGTTCGTGGCCCTGACCACCCTCGCCCAGTACTTCGCCGACGAGCTTCAGCTCGCCGCTATGGTTTACTGGAGCTTCGGGGACCTCGGCAGGGCCACATGGAGGGAAGATGCCATAATGGCCGCCCTCTTCATCCCGGTCCTCGGGTACTTCATCGTCAAGCGCTGGGACCTGAACGCCGCAGCCATGGGCGACGAGGTGGCGAAGAGCGTTGGCGTTGATGTTGAGCGGGTGAGGCTGATCTCCACGTTCCTCGCGGCCCTGATAACCGCGGTCAGCGTTGCCTTCGTGGGGGTCATCGGCTTCGTCGGCCTGATAGCCCCTCACGCGGTGAGGCTGGTGGCAGGCGGAGATCACCGCTTCCTGATTCCCCTGTCGGCGCTGGCGGGGGCGCTCCTCCTTGTAACTGCCGACACCATCGCGAGACTCATCCTGTCGCCGATGATACTCCCGGTGGGTATAGTAACGTCCTTCCTCGGCGCGCCGACGTTCATCTACCTGCTGGTGAGGATGGAGGGAAGGAGATGA
- a CDS encoding ABC transporter ATP-binding protein yields MKPSSKKTVLSARNLRFSYNGSEVLGGISLDVKEGEFVAVLGPNGAGKSTLVKCLAGILNCGGVEASGRPLREYSRDELARLIAYVPQRTEPGFMTVFDTVLLGRRPHMGLRPSKRDIEAVRAALRTLGIENLAAKTTNRLSGGELQKVGIARALAQEPRILIMDEPTNNLDIRSQLEVMRLARTFSSEGGTAIVVMHDVNLALRFAKRFIFMKKGMIVADGGLEILDGGLFREVYGVDVEIGEIRGIPAVVPI; encoded by the coding sequence ATGAAGCCGTCATCCAAAAAGACCGTCCTGAGCGCCAGAAACCTGCGGTTCTCGTACAACGGCTCCGAGGTGCTCGGGGGGATCAGCCTGGACGTTAAGGAAGGCGAATTCGTGGCTGTGCTCGGGCCCAACGGTGCTGGTAAGAGCACCCTCGTGAAGTGCCTGGCGGGGATACTGAACTGCGGCGGAGTGGAAGCCTCTGGACGGCCCCTCCGTGAATACTCAAGGGACGAACTGGCGCGCCTCATCGCCTACGTCCCTCAGAGAACAGAGCCGGGGTTCATGACGGTCTTCGACACGGTGCTCCTCGGGAGGAGGCCCCACATGGGGCTGAGGCCCTCAAAGAGGGACATCGAGGCTGTCAGGGCAGCCCTGAGGACGCTCGGGATAGAGAACCTGGCGGCCAAAACTACGAACAGGCTGAGCGGCGGTGAGCTTCAGAAGGTTGGAATAGCCCGGGCCCTCGCCCAGGAGCCCAGAATACTCATCATGGACGAGCCAACGAACAACCTGGACATAAGGAGCCAGCTGGAGGTTATGAGACTCGCCAGGACGTTCTCCAGTGAGGGAGGAACCGCGATAGTGGTGATGCACGACGTCAATCTGGCGCTGCGCTTCGCGAAGAGGTTCATCTTCATGAAGAAGGGAATGATTGTGGCAGATGGAGGTCTTGAGATTCTCGACGGGGGGCTCTTCAGAGAGGTTTACGGCGTGGACGTTGAGATCGGGGAGATACGGGGCATACCCGCCGTCGTCCCGATTTGA